The following proteins are encoded in a genomic region of Diadema setosum chromosome 18, eeDiaSeto1, whole genome shotgun sequence:
- the LOC140241840 gene encoding probable G-protein coupled receptor No18, with the protein MAGGMGGTEYVALAGSGGQENVSGEFRDNPYQQTGNHTVGSHNITLTAFKVIGLSTIILIGVVGNLLVCISVLKFRNLRIVANYFIVSLAVADLAVSSVVMPFALYQEVNDWNWWLGAWLCDLWVSVDVLTATASIWNLCGISVDRFLAITRPIKYARRRTPCMAMVVILSMWSVSFLISIPALIFVGGFDSEGEGECALNVSPIFQVISSALSFYIPCFILLIVYYKIFRSVMALSAKKPGMREKIQRDAQTKVVTMQTNLAAESKEQLHTEIKTNTQNALTVQNNGRAMSKRPSDDGGSSVPGMPPSSTGKSREKSSTKKISVARERRATSVLAIVVTIFICCWLPFFITNVVMGLCEECRPHITFNIFNSVTWMGWCNSAANPIIYTIFNREFRNAFHRILTCNTRHRPGMR; encoded by the coding sequence ATGGCTGGCGGGATGGGAGGGACGGAATATGTGGCACTGGCGGGGTCTGGTGGCCAGGAAAACGTGTCTGGGGAGTTCAGGGACAACCCCTACCAGCAAACAGGTAATCACACTGTGGGATCACATAACATTACTTTAACGGCCTTCAAGGTCATCGGACTTTCCACCATCATTCTCATCGGCGTGGTTGGAAATTTGTTGGTGTGTATTTCCGTGCTCAAATTTCGCAATCTTCGCATCGTCGCCAATTACTTCATCGTCTCCCTAGCGGTAGCGGACCTCGCAGTTAGCTCGGTAGTGATGCCCTTTGCTTTGTATCAGGAAGTCAACGATTGGAATTGGTGGCTAGGGGCGTGGCTGTGCGACCTTTGGGTGTCCGTCGACGTCCTCACGGCCACGGCATCGATTTGGAACCTTTGTGGCATATCTGTAGACAGGTTTCTTGCCATTACGAGACCGATTAAGTACGCCAGAAGAAGAACACCGTGTATGGCCATGGTTGTCATATTATCCATGTGGTCAGTGTCCTTCCTCATATCGATCCCGGCCCTGATTTTCGTCGGCGGATTCGACTCCGAAGGGGAGGGAGAGTGCGCACTGAATGTCAGCCCTATTTTTCAGGTAATCAGCTCAGCTCTCTCCTTTTATATCCCATGTTTCATTTTGCTCATCGTCTACTACAAAATTTTTCGATCTGTGATGGCGTTGAGTGCCAAGAAGCCGGGAATGCGGGAAAAGATTCAGCGAGATGCGCAGACTAAAGTGGTTACCATGCAGACCAATCTCGCGGCAGAGAGTAAAGAACAATTACAcacagaaatcaaaacaaacacgCAAAATGCTCTAACGGTGCAAAATAATGGTCGAGCGATGAGCAAGAGACCGAGCGACGATGGGGGCAGCAGCGTTCCAGGAATGCCGCCGTCGTCAACGGGGAAGTCTCGGGAAAAGTCATCGACCAAGAAGATTTCGGTCGCCCGAGAGCGACGAGCGACGTCGGTCCTCGCAATCGTCGTTACCATATTCATCTGCTGCTGGCTTCCGTTTTTTATCACCAACGTTGTGATGGGTTTGTGCGAGGAATGCAGACCTCACATCACCTTCAACATCTTTAACAGCGTCACCTGGATGGGATGGTGTAACTCGGCAGCCAACCCGATTATCTACACTATCTTCAACCGTGAATTCCGCAACGCTTTTCACCGCATCCTAACATGCAATACGCGACACCGCCCGGGCATGAGGTGA